In one Corallococcus silvisoli genomic region, the following are encoded:
- a CDS encoding polysaccharide lyase: MKRLLQLVAAASMMPAIASASILWKGDFETGNTSQWTRQQSVANSRLQIVTDVVRDGRYALKATVRQGDDPIGASGNRNELLYVTHETQGKEYYYKWSTLFPSSYPVHDSWQVITQWHQESCCGSPPLEFFVRGDQIHLRVGGDTAPVLWQTSIDKGNWHDFVLHVKWSSDKKAGFVELWHNGKHVLPKTYGANQFGKELNYLKMGLYRDDAIKPEASIFHDGFIMATSLEDVMPPAPKPVEEPTTPPAETPTTGGSTGDTTTSPPVVETPATTTPDLPSIPLPTPSGQTPTGTTTPISNNPNGLPEASDGASGGCSASGASGTLPFAAAALLLGAVALRRRRAPAPVPLVKR, translated from the coding sequence TTGAAGCGACTCCTTCAGCTCGTTGCCGCGGCCTCCATGATGCCGGCCATTGCCTCCGCCAGCATCCTCTGGAAGGGCGACTTCGAGACCGGCAACACGTCCCAGTGGACGCGGCAGCAGAGTGTCGCCAACAGCCGCCTGCAGATCGTGACGGACGTGGTGCGCGACGGCCGCTATGCGCTCAAGGCCACGGTGCGGCAGGGCGATGATCCCATTGGCGCCAGCGGCAACCGCAACGAACTGCTGTACGTGACCCATGAGACGCAGGGGAAGGAGTACTACTACAAGTGGAGCACGCTCTTCCCTTCCAGCTACCCCGTCCATGACTCGTGGCAGGTCATCACCCAGTGGCACCAGGAGAGCTGCTGTGGCTCACCGCCCCTGGAGTTCTTCGTGCGAGGAGATCAGATCCACCTGCGCGTGGGCGGCGACACCGCCCCGGTGCTCTGGCAGACCTCCATCGACAAGGGCAACTGGCACGACTTCGTGCTGCATGTGAAGTGGTCGTCCGACAAGAAGGCCGGCTTCGTGGAGCTGTGGCACAACGGCAAGCACGTGCTGCCGAAGACCTACGGGGCCAACCAGTTCGGCAAGGAGCTGAACTACCTGAAGATGGGCCTGTACCGCGACGACGCCATCAAGCCCGAAGCGAGCATCTTCCACGACGGCTTCATCATGGCGACGTCGCTCGAGGACGTGATGCCCCCGGCCCCCAAGCCCGTGGAGGAGCCCACGACCCCGCCAGCCGAAACGCCGACGACGGGCGGCTCGACGGGCGACACCACCACCTCCCCCCCGGTGGTGGAGACCCCGGCGACGACCACGCCCGACCTCCCCAGCATCCCGCTGCCCACCCCGAGCGGCCAGACGCCCACCGGCACCACCACGCCCATCTCCAACAACCCCAACGGCCTGCCGGAAGCCTCCGACGGCGCGTCCGGCGGATGCAGCGCGTCCGGGGCGTCCGGCACCCTGCCCTTCGCCGCCGCCGCGCTGCTGCTGGGCGCCGTGGCGCTGCGCCGCCGCCGGGCCCCCGCCCCGGTCCCGCTCGTGAAGCGCTGA
- a CDS encoding ricin-type beta-trefoil lectin domain protein gives MKRSFGLFSTATALFAGASLGVVPSVALAAPSQAEAALAHDVSPDILFAMQRDLGLTADGAKRRLAAEAAAVRVEGALRAELGERMGGAWMNADGSALVVGVTTDADADAVRRAGAVPQKVKYTQAALDAVKARLDLHGESAGRTVHAWYVDVMTNSVVVLAQDSALTGGTDFLAKAGVKHDAVRVVPSREEFKPLYDLRGGDAYYPGNARCSIGFPVAGGFVTAGHCGGAGTGTSGSGVAQGTVVASTFPGNDFAWVRTNGSWVSQPWVNNYAGGNVLVYGSQEAGINASICRSGSTTGWRCGVIQQKNVTVSYSAGLVYGLTQTNACAEGGDSGGSWMSGNQAQGVTSGGSGNCSTGGNTFFQPLNPILGAYGLSLTTSGSGGTGGPIIGLANKCIDVPNSNSTDGTRLQLWDCNGTNAQNWTFMSDGTVRAFGKCMDVAWGSRDNGAAIQLVTCSGNPAQQFILSGAGDLVNPQANKCVDVQNGNPASGTVLQLWECNGTSAQKWRR, from the coding sequence ATGAAGCGGAGCTTCGGTCTGTTCTCCACCGCGACGGCGCTGTTCGCTGGTGCCTCGCTGGGCGTCGTTCCTTCCGTGGCGCTCGCGGCCCCCTCCCAGGCGGAGGCGGCGCTCGCGCACGACGTCTCGCCGGACATCCTCTTCGCGATGCAGCGGGACCTGGGCCTGACCGCGGACGGCGCGAAGCGGCGGCTGGCGGCGGAGGCGGCGGCGGTGCGGGTGGAGGGCGCGCTGCGCGCGGAGCTGGGCGAGCGCATGGGCGGCGCGTGGATGAACGCGGACGGCAGCGCGCTGGTGGTGGGCGTCACCACGGACGCGGACGCGGACGCGGTGCGCCGCGCGGGGGCGGTGCCCCAGAAGGTGAAGTACACGCAGGCGGCGCTGGACGCGGTGAAGGCGCGGCTGGACCTGCATGGCGAGTCCGCGGGCCGCACCGTGCACGCCTGGTACGTGGACGTGATGACCAACAGCGTGGTGGTGCTGGCGCAGGACTCCGCGCTGACGGGCGGCACGGACTTCCTGGCGAAGGCGGGCGTGAAGCACGACGCGGTGCGGGTGGTGCCGTCGCGCGAGGAGTTCAAGCCGCTGTACGACCTGCGCGGCGGTGACGCGTACTACCCGGGCAACGCGCGCTGCTCCATCGGCTTCCCGGTGGCGGGCGGCTTCGTGACGGCGGGCCACTGCGGTGGCGCGGGCACGGGCACCAGCGGCAGCGGCGTGGCGCAGGGCACGGTGGTGGCGTCCACCTTCCCCGGCAACGACTTCGCGTGGGTGCGCACCAACGGCTCCTGGGTGTCGCAGCCGTGGGTAAACAACTACGCGGGCGGCAACGTGCTGGTGTACGGCTCACAGGAGGCGGGCATCAACGCGTCCATCTGTCGCTCGGGCTCCACCACCGGCTGGCGCTGTGGCGTCATCCAGCAGAAGAACGTCACGGTGAGCTACTCGGCGGGGCTGGTGTACGGCCTCACGCAGACGAACGCGTGCGCGGAGGGCGGTGACTCCGGCGGCTCGTGGATGTCCGGCAACCAGGCGCAGGGCGTGACGTCCGGCGGCTCCGGCAACTGCTCCACCGGCGGCAACACCTTCTTCCAGCCGCTCAACCCCATCCTGGGCGCCTACGGCCTGTCGCTCACCACGTCCGGCAGCGGCGGCACGGGCGGCCCCATCATCGGCCTGGCCAACAAGTGCATCGACGTGCCGAACTCCAACAGCACCGACGGCACCCGCCTGCAGCTCTGGGACTGCAACGGCACCAACGCGCAGAACTGGACCTTCATGTCGGACGGCACCGTGCGCGCCTTCGGCAAGTGCATGGACGTGGCCTGGGGCTCGCGCGACAACGGCGCGGCCATCCAGCTCGTCACCTGCTCCGGCAACCCGGCGCAGCAGTTCATCCTCTCCGGCGCCGGGGACCTGGTGAACCCCCAGGCCAACAAGTGCGTGGACGTGCAGAACGGCAACCCCGCCAGCGGCACGGTCCTGCAGCTCTGGGAGTGCAACGGCACCAGCGCGCAGAAGTGGCGCCGGTAG
- a CDS encoding DHA2 family efflux MFS transporter permease subunit, with the protein MDARRDVIQGSKTGITIAAMAAALMSVLDISIVNVALSDIRASFGTPLDQIAWVSTGYMMANVVVIPMTGWLQRRFGYRKYFTFSVLLFTLASVLCGLSWNLPSLVAFRILQGMGGGAIIPTSQAILFARYPREEHGMAGALFGLGAVTGPLLGPTVGGLLIEAASWHWIFLINVPVGLFAAYMAWRYIEQPHFEPSTEKVDRNGIALLAVGMACLQYVLEEGNREDWFDSRLITLLAVVAAIALITFVVHELETPSPVVDLRVFANRSYSAATGVNFLVGTALFSGSFLFSLFCGSVMRYEALDIGLIFLKGSAIQILLMPLIGKFGGKVDGRYLIGFGVLGMSLSLWTNGHLATRVDEITLITPVFIRACSLGFIFVPLSVMALSNLRPEQRGNAAGLFNLTRELGGSIGTAWMSSALSRSTQANATALTSHVDVYGQVAQEQFAQLKAAMAARGVLDPTGAAYGLLGQRINAQALVRAFNTNFLILAAIFVCALVLVAMLQRADPTVKVEGAH; encoded by the coding sequence GTGGACGCACGCCGCGACGTCATCCAAGGTTCCAAGACGGGCATCACCATCGCGGCCATGGCCGCGGCGCTGATGTCCGTGCTGGACATCTCCATCGTCAACGTGGCCCTGAGCGACATCCGCGCGAGCTTCGGCACGCCGTTGGATCAAATCGCCTGGGTGTCCACGGGCTACATGATGGCCAACGTGGTGGTCATCCCGATGACGGGCTGGCTCCAGCGCCGCTTTGGCTACCGGAAGTACTTCACCTTCTCCGTGCTGCTCTTCACGCTGGCCAGCGTGCTGTGCGGCCTGTCGTGGAACCTGCCCTCGCTGGTGGCCTTCCGCATCCTCCAGGGCATGGGCGGCGGCGCCATCATCCCCACCTCCCAGGCCATCCTCTTCGCCCGCTACCCGCGCGAGGAGCACGGCATGGCGGGCGCCCTCTTCGGTCTGGGCGCCGTCACCGGGCCGCTGCTGGGGCCCACCGTGGGCGGGCTCCTCATCGAGGCGGCGAGCTGGCACTGGATCTTCCTCATCAACGTGCCGGTGGGCCTCTTCGCCGCGTACATGGCGTGGCGCTACATCGAGCAGCCCCACTTCGAGCCCTCCACGGAGAAGGTGGACCGCAACGGCATCGCGCTCCTGGCCGTGGGCATGGCGTGCCTCCAGTACGTACTGGAGGAGGGCAACCGCGAGGACTGGTTCGACAGCCGGCTCATCACCCTGCTGGCGGTGGTGGCGGCCATCGCGCTCATCACCTTCGTCGTCCATGAGCTGGAGACACCCAGTCCCGTGGTGGACCTGCGGGTGTTCGCCAACCGCTCCTACTCCGCGGCCACGGGGGTGAACTTCCTCGTGGGCACGGCGCTGTTCTCCGGCTCGTTCCTCTTCAGCCTCTTCTGCGGCTCCGTGATGCGCTACGAGGCGTTGGACATCGGGCTCATCTTCCTGAAGGGCAGCGCCATCCAGATCCTCCTGATGCCGCTCATCGGGAAGTTCGGCGGCAAGGTGGACGGCCGCTACCTCATCGGCTTCGGCGTGCTGGGGATGAGTCTGTCGCTGTGGACCAACGGGCACCTGGCCACCCGGGTGGATGAAATCACGCTCATCACCCCGGTGTTCATCCGCGCCTGCTCGCTGGGCTTCATCTTCGTGCCGCTGTCGGTGATGGCGCTCAGCAACCTGCGCCCGGAGCAGCGAGGCAACGCGGCGGGCCTCTTCAACCTCACCCGCGAGCTGGGCGGCTCCATTGGCACCGCGTGGATGAGCAGCGCGCTCAGCCGCTCCACCCAGGCCAACGCCACCGCCCTCACCTCGCACGTGGACGTCTACGGGCAGGTGGCGCAGGAGCAGTTCGCCCAGCTGAAGGCCGCCATGGCCGCGCGGGGCGTGTTGGATCCGACGGGCGCCGCCTACGGCCTGCTGGGGCAGCGCATCAACGCGCAGGCCCTGGTGCGGGCCTTCAACACGAACTTCCTCATCCTCGCCGCGATCTTCGTCTGCGCCCTGGTGCTGGTGGCCATGCTCCAGCGGGCGGATCCGACCGTGAAGGTGGAGGGCGCGCACTAG